In a genomic window of Methanosarcina horonobensis HB-1 = JCM 15518:
- the htpX gene encoding zinc metalloprotease HtpX produces the protein MKNMLKTTVLLAALTGLLVIIGDYFGGTGGMIIAFLFAVILNFGSYWYSDKIVLKMYRAKEVSPAEAPNLHRIVDGLVMKAGIPKPKVYIVESGMPNAFATGRDPKHAAVAATTGILELLSYEEMEGVLAHELAHVKNRDTLISAIAATLAGVVTMLAHWAQWAAIFGGFGGRDDDNGGIIGLIAMAILAPIAATLIQLAISRSREFAADAEGAKISRKPWALADALEKLEYGNSHYRPRVSDVQAKESSAHMFIVNPLKGGAIQSLFRTHPVTDERVKRLRTMRF, from the coding sequence ATGAAGAACATGCTTAAGACTACAGTTCTGCTTGCCGCCCTTACAGGTCTCCTGGTTATCATAGGTGACTACTTTGGCGGTACAGGCGGAATGATCATCGCATTCCTGTTTGCAGTAATTCTCAACTTTGGGAGTTACTGGTACAGTGACAAGATAGTCCTAAAAATGTACAGGGCAAAAGAAGTTTCCCCTGCGGAAGCCCCTAACCTGCACAGGATCGTCGATGGGCTCGTAATGAAGGCAGGAATACCAAAACCTAAAGTGTATATTGTAGAATCCGGAATGCCAAATGCCTTTGCAACAGGCAGAGATCCGAAGCATGCGGCTGTGGCTGCTACAACCGGAATTCTTGAGTTACTCTCTTATGAAGAAATGGAAGGTGTACTGGCACACGAGCTGGCACACGTGAAAAACAGGGATACCCTGATAAGTGCCATTGCTGCAACCCTTGCAGGTGTTGTCACAATGCTTGCCCACTGGGCACAATGGGCTGCGATATTCGGCGGCTTCGGAGGCAGGGATGACGATAACGGTGGAATCATAGGCCTTATCGCAATGGCCATTCTGGCACCGATTGCTGCAACTCTGATCCAGCTTGCAATTTCAAGGTCGAGAGAATTTGCAGCAGATGCTGAAGGAGCCAAAATTTCCAGAAAACCCTGGGCTCTTGCCGATGCTCTTGAAAAGCTCGAATACGGAAACTCCCACTACAGGCCAAGAGTTTCAGACGTGCAGGCAAAGGAAAGCAGTGCCCACATGTTTATCGTCAACCCTCTAAAGGGCGGAGCGATCCAGTCTCTTTTCAGGACTCACCCGGTAACCGATGAGAGAGTAAAACGCCTGAGGACAATGAGGTTCTAA
- the aroA gene encoding 3-phosphoshikimate 1-carboxyvinyltransferase: MRVSINKSSVKGEVFAPPSKSYTHRAITLAALSEEAVIHRPLLSADTLATIRASEMFGASVKQEEENLIIRGFNGKPTVPDNVIDAANSGTTLRLMTAIAGLTDGITVLTGDSSLRTRPNGPLLEVLNRLGAKACSTRGNERAPIVVKGGLEGKEVSIDGSISSQFISALLIACPLAENNTTVSIIGKLKSRPYVDVTIEMLELAGVKIHTDENKGMKFIIPGKQKYNLKEYTIPGDFSSASYLLAAAAMTEGSEVTVKNLFPSKQGDKLIIETLKQMGADITWDREAGIVTVRGGRKLKAITFDAGATPDLVPTITVLAAVAEGTSRIENAEHVRYKETDRLRALAIELPKMGVKLKEEKDSLTITGGQLKGAAVHGWDDHRIVMALSLAGMVAGNTTIDTTESVSISYPDFFKDMRNLGAKIGEISEE; the protein is encoded by the coding sequence ATGCGTGTTTCGATCAATAAATCATCGGTAAAAGGAGAAGTCTTTGCCCCGCCCTCAAAAAGTTACACTCACAGAGCCATAACCCTGGCAGCCCTATCTGAAGAAGCAGTCATCCACCGTCCTCTGCTATCTGCCGATACCCTTGCCACAATCAGAGCTTCTGAGATGTTTGGAGCCTCGGTTAAACAAGAGGAAGAAAATCTCATCATTCGCGGATTTAACGGTAAGCCCACTGTTCCTGATAATGTAATTGATGCCGCAAACTCAGGGACAACCCTCCGCCTCATGACTGCAATAGCAGGTCTCACGGATGGAATTACAGTACTTACCGGGGATTCTTCCCTTCGCACGCGACCAAACGGACCCCTTCTAGAAGTCCTCAATAGGCTGGGGGCAAAAGCCTGCTCTACACGAGGGAACGAAAGAGCTCCTATTGTTGTCAAAGGGGGGCTTGAAGGAAAAGAAGTGAGTATTGACGGTTCTATAAGTTCGCAGTTTATCTCTGCTCTCCTTATTGCCTGTCCCCTTGCAGAAAACAATACCACGGTTTCTATCATAGGAAAACTGAAATCAAGACCCTACGTGGACGTAACCATTGAGATGCTTGAACTGGCAGGAGTAAAAATCCACACCGATGAGAATAAAGGCATGAAGTTTATCATCCCTGGAAAGCAGAAATACAACCTCAAAGAATATACTATTCCAGGCGACTTTTCCTCGGCATCTTACCTGCTTGCAGCTGCAGCTATGACAGAGGGTTCCGAAGTTACTGTTAAAAACCTCTTCCCCTCAAAACAGGGAGACAAACTAATTATTGAAACCCTGAAACAGATGGGAGCAGACATCACATGGGACAGAGAAGCCGGCATCGTGACCGTAAGAGGGGGAAGAAAATTAAAAGCCATTACCTTTGATGCCGGAGCTACTCCTGATCTCGTCCCGACAATTACCGTCCTCGCAGCTGTTGCCGAAGGTACCAGCAGGATAGAAAATGCTGAGCATGTCCGATATAAAGAAACTGACCGCCTGCGTGCCCTTGCAATCGAACTTCCTAAGATGGGAGTCAAACTTAAAGAAGAAAAGGACAGCCTGACCATCACAGGAGGGCAACTGAAAGGAGCAGCAGTTCACGGCTGGGATGACCATAGGATTGTTATGGCCCTTTCACTGGCAGGGATGGTAGCAGGAAATACGACAATTGACACCACTGAATCTGTATCGATATCCTATCCTGATTTTTTCAAAGATATGCGCAACCTTGGAGCAAAAATTGGAGAAATCTCAGAAGAATAA
- a CDS encoding thymidylate synthase, with translation MEDKFEIGRIIRAKNISDAWYRGLNIIWNHGQVITDERGSQIKEFMDLMVVIEDPYTDRIPEDTAWNEERLEEYAKQLISGENVQDFEYTYGQRLRNWNGEVDQIEYVIEKLKESPTSRRATAVTWIPPVDTKVNEVPCMILDDFKIRDGKVHLTTLFRSHDFGGAYPANLYGLSRLLEYVAERVGAKPGVITTVSISAHVYDHDWDMVENIVKGVR, from the coding sequence ATGGAAGACAAGTTTGAGATTGGCAGGATCATCAGAGCAAAGAACATCTCTGATGCATGGTACCGCGGACTTAACATAATCTGGAACCACGGACAGGTAATTACCGATGAGAGGGGGAGCCAGATAAAGGAATTTATGGACTTGATGGTGGTAATCGAAGATCCCTATACGGACAGGATTCCCGAAGATACCGCCTGGAATGAAGAAAGGCTTGAAGAATATGCAAAACAGTTAATCTCGGGCGAAAATGTGCAGGACTTTGAGTATACGTATGGACAACGGCTCAGGAACTGGAATGGGGAAGTGGACCAGATCGAATATGTAATCGAAAAACTGAAGGAGAGTCCAACTTCAAGAAGGGCTACAGCTGTCACCTGGATCCCACCTGTGGACACAAAAGTCAATGAAGTTCCCTGCATGATACTCGATGACTTCAAGATCCGGGATGGAAAAGTCCATCTTACAACCCTTTTCAGAAGCCACGATTTTGGAGGAGCTTACCCTGCAAACCTTTACGGGCTCTCCAGACTCCTTGAATACGTTGCCGAAAGGGTAGGTGCGAAACCCGGAGTAATCACCACAGTCAGCATTTCAGCCCATGTTTACGACCACGACTGGGACATGGTAGAAAATATCGTGAAAGGCGTGCGCTAA